In Kiloniellales bacterium, the following proteins share a genomic window:
- a CDS encoding c-type cytochrome, whose translation MKMPLLLTVCAALTLSVAEARGGDAVAGKTRYLVNCVNCHGATGKGMASFPSLVGRDADYISDRLVKYRNREKVGPNSAIMMSLTGELSDDDIANLAAYVSTTFQE comes from the coding sequence ATGAAGATGCCGCTTTTGCTCACCGTTTGCGCAGCTCTCACCCTGAGTGTCGCGGAAGCTCGGGGTGGAGACGCCGTCGCCGGGAAGACCAGGTATTTGGTCAACTGCGTCAACTGCCACGGCGCGACGGGGAAGGGCATGGCGAGTTTTCCGTCGCTTGTGGGCAGGGATGCGGACTATATCTCCGATCGCCTCGTCAAGTACCGCAACAGGGAAAAAGTGGGGCCCAATTCCGCCATTATGATGTCGTTGACCGGCGAGCTGTCCGACGACGATATCGCCAATCTCGCCGCTTACGTGTCGACGACCTTTCAGGAGTAG